Proteins encoded together in one Mercenaria mercenaria strain notata chromosome 18, MADL_Memer_1, whole genome shotgun sequence window:
- the LOC123538952 gene encoding macrophage mannose receptor 1-like, which translates to MQYPTIVAFTFATMVSHITCAPATDYGDRTIDNINGQTLVDVGSEFNITILTVIGKAMKNIENDVKEAARELCRLHPCTDWSQWSDCDVSADKYGQIGAKSRTRNCGGNTTLCERKGLSRLVYNYKVCEKFCPTDYTVTKFGFCLKYYAGPKTWDEAEAVCRIDGGHLVHVDSEIKAHDVNVTLAAISLSGSNANRVWIDGRRSVQGGSWAYGYKSTDPSFIYWGDNDPDNGPSELCMLYARNANADSNMWRWYDGNCPWMFQFVCQVAY; encoded by the coding sequence ATGCAGTACCCAACCATTGTTGCTTTTACTTTTGCTACCATGGTGTCACACATTACGTGCGCACCAGCCACAGACTACGGAGACAGGACAATTGACAACATAAACGGCCAAACCTTGGTCGACGTTGGATCCGAATTCAACATTACTATCTTGACAGTGATTGGTAAAGCAATGAAGAATATAGAAAACGATGTTAAGGAGGCAGCAAGGGAGCTTTGTCGGCTACATCCTTGTACAGACTGGAGTCAGTGGTCTGACTGTGATGTTAGCGCTGATAAATATGGACAGATTGGGGCTAAATCACGCACCAGAAATTGCGGTGGAAATACTACACTCTGTGAGCGGAAGGGACTATCAAGGCTTGTGTATAATTATAAGGTGTGTGAGAAATTTTGTCCAACTGATTATACTGTAACTAAGTTTgggttttgtttgaaatattacgCTGGACCGAAAACATGGGACGAAGCTGAAGCAGTGTGCCGAATTGATGGAGGGCATCTCGTGCATGTTGACTCTGAAATCAAGGCGCATGACGTGAACGTGACTCTTGCAGCAATTTCGTTATCTGGAAGCAATGCCAACCGGGTCTGGATAGATGGCCGAAGATCCGTTCAAGGTGGTTCTTGGGCGTATGGATATAAATCTACAGATCCGTCCTTCATATACTGGGGCGACAATGATCCTGATAATGGACCTAGCGAGCTGTGCATGCTGTATGCTAGAAATGCCAACGCAGACTCAAATATGTGGCGTTGGTACGATGGGAACTGTCCTTGGATGTTCCAGTTTGTGTGTCAGGTCGCTTACTGA
- the LOC128550530 gene encoding snaclec coagulation factor IX/factor X-binding protein subunit A-like, producing the protein MRCVTFFPIDYTVTKYGFCLKFYAGPKTWDDAEAVCRNDGGHLVNVDSEIKAHTVNMTLVANSLSGTYANLVWIDGRRSVQGGAWSYGYESTDSSFVYWGDDDPDNKPSDLCMAYQRNPNADSYMWRWYDYYCPNNFQFVCQVAK; encoded by the coding sequence ATGAGGTGTGTGACATTTTTTCCAATAGATTATACTGTAACCAAGTAtggattttgtttgaaattttacgcTGGACCGAAAACATGGGACGATGCTGAAGCAGTGTGCCGAAATGATGGAGGGCATCTCGTGAATGTTGACTCTGAAATCAAAGCGCATACGGTGAACATGACTCTCGTAGCAAATTCGTTGTCTGGTACATATGCTAATTTGGTCTGGATAGATGGCCGAAGATCCGTTCAAGGTGGCGCTTGGTCGTATGGATATGAATCAACAGATTCGTCCTTTGTATACTGGGGCGACGATGACCCAGATAACAAACCATCCGACTTGTGTATGGCGTATCAGAGAAATCCCAACGCAGACTCATATATGTGGCGTTGGTACGATTATTATTGTCCTAACAACTTCCAGTTTGTGTGTCAAGTCGCTAAGTAA